In one Magallana gigas chromosome 7, xbMagGiga1.1, whole genome shotgun sequence genomic region, the following are encoded:
- the LOC117684874 gene encoding microfibril-associated glycoprotein 4-like — MKAVFRNFISFLSFLVKVFGEKHYQGYFDFVGFITSPQLSSVINEFHQKSLFECSSECLLNENCYIFDFCENGSSSSCYFHHYDFASTSDVESGACRRYELKQACTSGYTSPCRCPKNEGFERCNYNTDCSRNMSGKNKTSHNFYRKFPNKEVKEMWCEMEIDNGGWIVFQRRVDGTTDFYRGWEEYENGFGVLANNFYMGNYYLHELVKSGDYELRIDLEDQAGERAYAGYTNFTIGGPSISYMLNVSGFHGNASDSLDYHSGMMFTTYDRDNDGQSFNCAVANKGAWWHKTCHFSNLNGQYGIDNATGIIWNHWRGYYHSLNETRMMVRRKIE, encoded by the exons ATGAAAGCAGTATTcagaaatttcatttcatttttgtcatttcTTGTAAAGGTTTTTGGAGAAAAACACTACCAAGGCTATTTTGATTTCGTCGGTTTTATCACCAGTCCTCAACTTTCATCTGTAATCAACgaatttcatcaaaaatctTTGTTCGAATGTTCATCGGagtgtttactgaatgaaaacTGCTACATTTTCGATTTTTGCGAAAATGGTAGTTCTAGTTCCTGCTACTTTCATCACTACGACTTTGCTAGCACCTCTGATGTTGAAAGTGGAGCATGCAGACGCTATGAATTG aaacaaGCATGTACAAGCGGATACACCTCTCCCTGCCGATGCCCTAAAAATGAGGGTTTTGAACGCTGCAACTATAATACTG aTTGCAGTAGAAATATGAGTGGCAAGAATAAGACTTCACACAACTTTTATAGAAAGTTTCCAAACAAAGAAGTAAAGGAGATGTGGTGCGAGATGGAGATCGATAACGGTGGTTGGATA GTGTTCCAGCGTCGTGTGGATGGGACTACAGATTTCTACAGAGGCTGGGAAGAATACGAGAACGGGTTCGGAGTTCTTGCCAACAATTTCTACATGG GAAATTACTACCTTCACGAACTTGTGAAATCGGGGGATTACGAGCTTCGAATTGACTTGGAGGATCAAGCTGGAGAAAGGGCGTATGCCGGTTACACGAACTTTACAATCGGTGGACCGTCCATATCCTACATGTTAAACGTATCAGGCTTCCATGGAAATGCAA GTGACAGTCTTGACTATCATAGCGGAATGATGTTCACTACTTACGACAGAGACAACGATGGACAATCGTTTAATTGTGCTGTTGCCAACAAGGGGGCCTGGTGGCACAAAACCTGTCATTTTAGTAACCTGAATGGGCAATATGGAATCGACAATGCCACAGGCATAATTTGGAACCACTGGCGTGGCTATTATCATTCTCTAAATGAAACTCGTATGATGGTGAGAAGAAAAATAGAATAG